The nucleotide sequence ctttatgaatgtcaaactgcaggttgacaatgaatgtacatgtgatcatcttattgatgtattttttcaacatatcacatgataggtgaacgaacCTTTATTCACCTTTAATtcttttcagatttgaagggatccaatcccaatattagctggtccaaccaacttatcatgagaacaaacgacataaacaattcttgaagaatcttttagttcttcaatacatgcacatcttcgagatgtcacaatcgttcatatcaattgatgaacttttattctagtaaacttcaagtttaccatgacatgtgtttttgctttagcaaattttagatttactattattgGAATAAATTTCAggtttactacttcagaagtagatttcaaaataacttttctcaattattcaacctctttcggaggtgagttgtgataccatcacaatcaagtgcacgtttgcattaataagcttctcattccccaggaatggaatataatcatgccttaagcatatcaaattatgatagcttagaatctctttcaaaatattactacttcaggagcaactcgaggcatacatatgatctagagaatttttctctaacatatcttatgatcataatacgcgtgcaaaaatatcatcatttttatgatcattatcatattgtccatccatgcgtatattcgtgcattcaatcacttattTTCTTTCAGACATTTTATGCattgctaccacatacacctcaagaatgaagtaggttgtcatatttcaaacttataatatattgctaccatattcacttcaaagaatggagcaaattcaatgggtcgaatttcatgacttttcatcaaacacccattattttgccttagccatcacaatatcatcaatacatgCATTGAGATCCAATCTCAACGTATTATCCagataaaggcgtcttaggcataaattgatgggacttgaacccaacatattatcatcccttttgataatattgttcttgaggaataaatcaaaaatataaatggttccaaaccaattattttttcctcaaatccaataataattatattagtagtagcaaaagaaagataatataaagaattactaaccttgaaatccttcatatttataatctcaccttatttggcagagtctcgtgctgataacttgttatgaaataataaaaaacaagaagaagagtagagagaatagagagagtgattcttatttctcttcttgAGGAATGAGAGATCATATGATTgtaaatataatgaacaaaacccccctctatttataggagaaatttactcctagtctgagtaaaagacggatgcttcaaatcctaatagatatcaaagtaaatCTTGAAAGATAttgataaacattcactataatgtaaatacatttataacagttagtctattttttaattatcagTTTAATTATTAGATTGATGgttagttagtttttttttttagttatttgttAAATTGTTAGTTTAATTGTTAATGAATTAATTTCTGTGATTATTAATTTAATTGCTAGATAGCTTATTTCTTTGTTGGTATTTTAGATTAATTGTAAGTTAGCaattacttgatttatttattacttaaataagtttatttattttaactcaGTTAACCATATCTAAAGTTCAATTTTCAGTTTAATTATTAGTTTAATTTAGTTAGCCATATCTAAAGTTTAAttattagtttgatttatatttaaaatttaataattacattaattattagttagttaattttttaattgtTAGTTTAATTATTAGATTAAAGGTtagttagtttattttttaattatactgtagtttagttgttaattagttaATTTTTGTACTCGTTAGTTTAATTGCTAGTTAGCTAATTTCtttgttggtgatttagtttaaTTGTTAGTTAGAAATTGGTTGATTTATATATTAGTTGAATAAGTTGATTTAGATATGTAGTGTTAACTTAGtcaactatgtaaaatggtgTAAAAATATTATCCGCTTATTTATTTGGTCTAAAATGTCCTTTCTGTCTATCTATGGGACCTATAAATGCCCTTTTCACCTgtctattgggcctaaaatgtctTTCTCTTCTGCCTATTGATCctattttgtccttttatttaaacaaattacatgaaaaggtcctccttaaaacttaattatataaataatagtacttttttaatgctacaaaaataaaagttttttttacatatatagtcatttaaaaaaaaataaaaaagttaattataatttctaatttaatgctataactaattatcaattcaccttaatttaagaaatatattttcgATCTTCAATTTAAAAGTGGAAAAGATAATTCTTGCTTTCAAATTTTTTCTCTCTTGTATTCAAAatccaaatattttaataaaaattaagtatttcattatttgctcgtgtatgtttcattttgttttcatgtatgttaatcatctagtattattttattatcgtgtattttaattctaatgtaattgattaaccatatttttttatgattaaatatttataaaataaaaattattatgttgaAAGTATAGATATATCATGtgttttgttgtataaatataattcatgtcaaaattagattattattattattattatatttttgatataatttatgggTAAATATATCTTATTGAGTCGGAAGTAGTTTTcttcttaaaaattatttattaaatataaatatatatttctacaTACTCTGGTAGGTTCCTTTCTTCCTTCTCTTCTGCGCCAACATTTGGGAAAATGGTTCATCCATCGATTTCTGGAGAACAACGTGTTGCATGCACCTGTTGTTTGGAGTCTTAAATTTCTCAAATTGAGTTTCGAAATGTCTCAAGTGTGCGCTTTATTTCATCCTATTCTGCTGAGATTTCCTTTCCAATTGTTTTTCCTATTGCATAATTTTAGCTAGCGAGGTTTTATTAGTGGGTACATGGTAGTTCCTTTGTATTTTTGAATGAAGAACTTGTTCAATTTCACATGCATCGGGATATTCAATTTACACATTCATACATCaatggtgtttgataatatgcctaaatcaactatctttttaaaaaataatctctcTATTGACAGGTGTTCTATACTATACTGATCTATTTTCCAGCAATTTCAGATATGAAAGGCGATGTAGTAAATTGACTCGTCAAATGAATAATTGTCTTTTTTTTGGTAGTATCATGTATGTGTTTGGAAGTTAAGTTGCTCAGCCTCTTGAAAAGTATTGCCGAACCCTGCACCGCTTTTGAAGGGCCCGATGACATTTTAAGAGTCCGAGCAATATAGTTTGGAGgtatgatttttctttctttttaagtttCAAGGTTTTCATGTGTAATAGTGTGGCCATATTCTTCAAATGCTGTAAAATCTTAACCCTAATCTTCCATTCTGCAACCATGTGTCCTTGagttggtttaaactatgttttatCACTTTGTCGATCGATTAAGTTGACTTTGTAGAGTACCATCTATCGAGGTGTGATGTTTCACTTTCTTCGTCCAAAGTAGAACAGTTTTTGAATTAGTGTACTTCTTATTGGTGAAAGGATCCAAgtcatatttagaaaatttttaaatattcatcttgtggAAAAAATCATATCTATTATACATGGGACAAAGTGAGAAGGTTAGCTTTGGGATTGacttttaattattataacttgAGTCTGATCATATTTTTGAATGGCATTACTGATTTTTATGCtgcttttgttattttgtgaatgTCCTCGATTCAGAATGCGCTTTTACCCATCTTATTTGAAAGAAAAAGCATCATGAGTCTTTGGATCTAAATTAATTTACAATACCAGCTCTGAATGATACTTAACATCTGATGCAGTGACAATTCTGAATGATTTTTCATTGTGCCTTCATATTCACCATCTCCATCTTTACCATCTTCACGACAACGGCATCAGCGCCATCATCATCATCGTGGATTCATTTGAGATCAATTCTATTTGTTGTTGCTCACTCTTCACCAACTTACTGTTCTTCCTTTTTCTCTGATCCGTGAGTCTCTCGAGCCTCTTTCACTTTCTATACTACTTTGATCTACTTATCAGTTATTCATTTCACTGTAGTTTCTCCGTTCAGCTAACATTTCACTTAAGTTTGGTGTTTTTCCTCTCATATCTCGATCAAACATCAGATTACAAGAACCGTTTCTTTTTTCgtgtcctttttattttatttttaattttcatttgcATTTTTTCTGAATCAAAAATTGAAACTACATATTTGTTCATTCAGTTTAACTAGTAAGCCCGTGATTTTTGTTGGTACACATAATAGTGTTTATGCTCCTTTCCTTTCTTTAGCTTCCAAAGATGTACCACGGGGTTGTTGATTATAATCTTTTAGGTCTACCCGTTTTCATCTTTTTTACTATTCATagtttgtgaatttgaatttCTCAATGCGtgaaataactaaatatttatgatttatatagtTGGAATATAATGATTGCAAAATTTTGATTTCACAGGTTTCAAAAAGTGGAAATTGCTCTAGGTGTGAAAAAGAGCACACTACTTCAATTATTGGAGGTTATTtgttttcctctttcttttattatggaAATTTTG is from Capsicum annuum cultivar UCD-10X-F1 chromosome 5, UCD10Xv1.1, whole genome shotgun sequence and encodes:
- the LOC107870665 gene encoding uncharacterized protein LOC107870665 isoform X3 — protein: MIFHCAFIFTISIFTIFTTTASAPSSSSWIHLRSILFVVAHSSPTYCSSFFSDPFQKVEIALGVKKSTLLQLLEFVKLFNGYSEDNKENEESSEKGCIFVQRMTRNNESRITLFFIVHSSGNCFDKF